A genomic window from Pagrus major chromosome 23, Pma_NU_1.0 includes:
- the lpar2a gene encoding lysophosphatidic acid receptor 2a, whose amino-acid sequence MATDSSGLNTCDYSNNVTFFYTLVGKKISVVWTTRDFVVIGLGLTVCVIVLLANLMVMVAIFLNKRFHFPIYYLLGNMAAADLFAGVAYANLMLNTGPWTSTLSKEQWYIRGALIDISLTASVANLLAVAVERHQTIITMQLHSKMTKRRVVLLIVCIWAVSIIMGLVPSTVWNCECDLEDCSTVAPLYSRRFLIFWAVLNLLTFFIMVAMYTRIFVYVRYQGRYASQHRSDMQQSQTVVNLMKTISMVLGAFVICWTPGLMTLLLDGLLGKDSHANSYEKFCLVIAECNSLVNPIIYSLRDAEMRGTFKSILCCLCRRSAGQQRELSPVEIASPLPEENLGCVQKLEDQTICTETNKTEDSWAMLGV is encoded by the exons ATGGCCACAGACAGCAGTGGGCTGAATACCTGCGACTACAGCAACAATGTCACCTTCTTCTACACCTTGGTGGGTAAGAAGATCAGTGTGGTGTGGACGACGCGGGACTTTGTGGTGATTGGACTTGGCCTGACAGTGTGTGTCATCGTGCTCCTGGCCAACCTGATGGTGATGGTGGCCATCTTCTTGAACAAACGCTTCCACTTCCCCATCTATTATCTCCTAGGCAACATGGCCGCAGCAGACCTGTTCGCAGGTGTCGCCTACGCCAACCTGATGCTGAACACGGGCCCCTGGACCAGCACGCTCTCCAAAGAGCAGTGGTATATCCGCGGGGCGCTGATTGACATCAGCCTGACAGCCTCGGTGGCCAACCTGCTGGCTGTGGCAGTGGAGCGCCACCAGACCATCATCACCATGCAGCTGCACAGCAAGATGACCAAGCGGCGCGTGGTGCTGCTGATAGTCTGCATCTGGGCCGTGAGCATCATCATGGGCCTGGTGCCCTCAACGGTGTGGAACTGCGAGTGTGATCTTGAAGACTGCTCCACCGTCGCACCCCTGTACAGCCGTCGCTTCCTGATCTTCTGGGCAGTTCTCAACTTGCTCACTTTCTTCATCATGGTGGCGATGTACACCCGCATCTTCGTCTATGTGAGATACCAGGGCAGGTATGCGTCTCAGCACAGGTCGGATATGCAGCAAAGCCAGACTGTTGTCAACCTGATGAAAACTATCTCCATGGTTCTGG GCGCCTTCGTAATCTGCTGGACGCCTGGCCTCATGACCCTCTTACTGGACGGGCTGCTGGGTAAAGACAGCCACGCCAACTCGTATGAGAAGTTCTGTTTGGTGATAGCAGAGTGCAACTCTCTGGTCAATCCTATCATCTATTCCCTGCGAGACGCCGAGATGCGGGGCACGTTCAAGTCAATCCTGTGCTGCCTGTGTCGAAGAAGTGCTGGTCAGCAGAGGGAGCTGTCACCTGTGGAGATTGCCTCACCGCTGCCAGAG GAAAATCTTGGCTGTGTCCAGAAGTTAGAAGATCAGACCATCtgtacagaaacaaacaaaacagaagacagTTGGGCAATGCTGGGGGTGTGA